In the genome of Tautonia marina, one region contains:
- a CDS encoding amidohydrolase: protein MSRTSPWLLLAVVLLGVNSQARGVQTAEIIYINGNLITVDSDFALATGMAVADGRILRVGSTDEVLETQGPETQVIDLRGTTVVPGLIDSHTHPTGASMHEFDHPIAEMETIEDVLRYIKERAELLGEGKWVIVRQVFITRLKEQRYPTKEELDRAAPRNPVLFATGPDASLNSLALDLSGIDETFEPEGPGKVERDPKTGIPTGILRNLTRYVKTESPGRTPTRDEEDEQLTELFYDYNSVGITSIIDRNASSSAVEQYARLHDANALTVRIGLSHAVGSSGPLEEIEANIRQVAEKAIRTNDSMLRTVGIKMFLDGGMLTGSAYMREPWGVSEIYSIDDPKYRGVLFIPPERLQPLVRATVRAGLQFTAHSVGDGAVHALLDAYEAVNNELPVAPTRPCLTHSNFMSRESIEQAARLGVVVDIQPAWLYLDTRTLVAQFGYDRLRYFQPLQSLFQAGVTVGGGSDHMQKIGSFRSINPYNPFLGMWVATTRQAKGYEGSLHPEEALTREQVIQFYTINNAKLMFLEDEIGSLEAGKRADFVLLDRDILTCSGEELIETKVLATYLGGKLIHEHQD, encoded by the coding sequence ATGTCCAGAACGTCACCGTGGTTGCTCCTTGCAGTGGTGCTCCTGGGGGTGAACAGTCAGGCACGTGGTGTCCAGACTGCCGAGATTATTTATATCAATGGAAATCTCATTACCGTGGATTCTGACTTCGCGCTCGCGACGGGGATGGCCGTCGCGGATGGGCGAATCCTTCGAGTGGGGAGCACAGACGAGGTTCTTGAGACTCAAGGGCCTGAGACTCAGGTGATCGACCTGCGGGGCACCACGGTTGTGCCAGGGCTGATCGATTCGCATACGCACCCCACAGGTGCTTCAATGCACGAGTTCGATCATCCGATTGCGGAAATGGAGACGATTGAAGATGTTTTGAGATACATCAAAGAGCGAGCCGAGCTGCTAGGGGAGGGAAAATGGGTTATCGTACGCCAAGTCTTTATTACGAGGCTTAAGGAACAACGTTATCCCACGAAAGAAGAACTTGATCGAGCCGCGCCCAGGAATCCGGTTCTGTTTGCAACTGGCCCTGACGCTTCGCTGAATTCGCTCGCACTGGACTTGAGTGGAATTGACGAGACATTCGAGCCCGAAGGCCCTGGAAAGGTGGAACGGGATCCGAAGACAGGAATACCTACGGGAATCCTTCGCAACCTGACCCGCTACGTGAAGACCGAATCCCCTGGACGAACGCCCACGAGAGACGAAGAGGACGAACAGTTAACCGAACTTTTTTATGATTACAATTCGGTTGGAATTACTTCGATCATTGATCGAAATGCAAGTTCTTCAGCCGTGGAGCAGTATGCTCGACTCCATGATGCAAACGCATTGACCGTCCGCATCGGGCTCTCGCATGCCGTTGGTTCTTCTGGTCCCTTGGAGGAGATCGAGGCCAACATCCGACAGGTTGCCGAGAAGGCCATCCGCACCAACGATTCCATGCTACGCACGGTTGGAATCAAAATGTTTTTGGATGGGGGTATGCTAACCGGAAGCGCGTACATGCGGGAACCATGGGGTGTGAGCGAAATTTATTCGATTGACGATCCGAAGTATCGAGGAGTCCTCTTCATCCCACCGGAACGACTTCAGCCGTTGGTGCGTGCCACCGTTCGGGCCGGTTTGCAATTCACGGCACACAGCGTTGGAGATGGTGCGGTTCACGCATTGCTTGACGCCTACGAGGCAGTCAACAACGAGTTGCCCGTTGCTCCGACTCGGCCGTGTCTGACGCACTCCAATTTCATGAGCCGAGAATCGATCGAGCAGGCGGCCCGCCTCGGAGTCGTGGTGGACATTCAGCCTGCCTGGCTTTACCTTGATACTCGTACTCTCGTGGCCCAATTCGGCTACGATCGCCTCCGCTATTTTCAACCGCTGCAGAGTCTGTTTCAGGCCGGTGTGACGGTGGGAGGCGGGTCTGATCACATGCAGAAGATCGGTTCGTTCCGATCCATTAATCCTTACAACCCATTTCTGGGAATGTGGGTCGCGACCACGCGACAGGCCAAAGGATACGAAGGATCACTCCATCCCGAAGAGGCGCTGACTCGCGAGCAGGTGATCCAGTTCTACACCATTAATAACGCCAAACTTATGTTTCTTGAGGATGAAATCGGTTCACTGGAAGCCGGCAAACGTGCCGATTTCGTTCTTCTAGATCGAGACATCCTCACATGCTCGGGCGAAGAACTGATCGAGACGAAAGTGCTCGCGACCTATCTTGGCGGAAAACTCATCCATGAACATCAGGATTGA
- a CDS encoding DUF1553 domain-containing protein: protein MKPFINWLHVFLLIGQMSGFASGNSTDGEGVQFFETKIRPVLIEKCYRCHSVEADQAGKLKGGLLLDHREGLLLGGASGPAVVPGNVDESLLIDALRYDLLQMPPEGKLPETIVNDFVTWIEQGAPDPRTGDGAVPRSAEMDIEAGRDHWAYQPPRIAPVPDVNDSTWPRNDIDRFILARLEAEGLRPVSDADRITLIRRLSYDLVGLPPSPEEIQRFVLDRSPTAYEDLVDRFLASPHFGERWGRHWLDVARFGESLTLRGLVFKEAWRYRDYVIDAFNEDMPFDQFVREQIAGDLLDGETIEDRRRQIVATSFLVLGNTNLEEQDKEQLRMDMVDEQIETIGKALLAQTISCARCHDHKFDPIPTSDYYALAGILSNAKAMRHANVSAWIEVPLPMEADREAVIVAHEKSVSALEAQIKELRASLKNSEAGKGILEPEDVPGIVVDDEQADRVGEWKSSTYSGNFIGSGYLHDDNQGKGEKTLTFQPDLSKAGLFEVWIAYSPGASRASAVPITILSAEGESDHTIDMRQQPPIEGRYLRIGEFRFEANGQAYLQISNEGTRGHVTADAVVWIPAEQVASSAPSSLTEQNELARLESELKALSQNAPQRDMAMSVVEEDSIRDLKIHIRGSVHNLGQEVPRGFLRVATQSDKGPRLPEDESGRRQLADWVASPQNPLTARVLVNRVWHWLMGEGLVPSVDNFGTTGDSASHPELLDTLAVRFVNEGWSIKTLIRKIVVSRTYQLSTERDPSAERIDPENVLRWRMDRRRLDAESIRDTMLWASGQLDLEMSGPSFPETLAADYGFKSKRTRRSVYEPVFRNALPEVFEAFDFADPSLVVGRRNTSTVATQALFLMNHPFVIQQAQETAARLLEMDFNAVDDRISYAYQLILGRSPTEEELSIASRFVNDPTHPEEGSWSLLVQSIFATIDFRSIQ from the coding sequence ATGAAACCCTTCATCAATTGGCTGCATGTATTTCTCTTGATTGGTCAAATGTCAGGATTCGCGTCGGGGAACAGCACCGATGGTGAGGGGGTCCAATTCTTTGAGACAAAGATCAGGCCGGTCCTCATCGAGAAGTGTTATCGGTGCCACTCGGTCGAGGCCGATCAAGCAGGAAAACTGAAGGGAGGGCTCCTGCTCGATCATCGGGAAGGGTTGCTGCTGGGAGGGGCAAGTGGTCCGGCAGTGGTGCCCGGAAACGTGGACGAAAGCCTTCTGATCGATGCGTTGCGCTACGATCTGCTTCAGATGCCGCCGGAAGGGAAGCTTCCCGAGACCATCGTCAACGATTTTGTAACGTGGATCGAACAGGGGGCACCCGATCCTCGAACGGGGGATGGAGCGGTTCCCCGAAGCGCTGAGATGGACATTGAGGCGGGTCGAGACCATTGGGCCTATCAGCCCCCTCGGATCGCTCCTGTTCCGGATGTGAACGACTCCACATGGCCTCGGAATGACATCGATCGTTTCATCCTTGCTCGATTGGAAGCCGAAGGATTGCGACCGGTTTCTGATGCCGACCGGATCACGCTGATCCGTCGCCTTTCGTACGACCTGGTTGGCTTGCCACCGTCGCCGGAAGAGATCCAACGCTTTGTTCTGGACCGCTCGCCGACCGCGTATGAAGACCTCGTTGACCGATTCTTGGCGTCTCCTCATTTCGGCGAACGATGGGGACGACACTGGCTTGATGTGGCACGCTTTGGGGAATCCCTCACGCTGAGGGGCCTTGTGTTCAAGGAAGCATGGCGCTATCGGGATTATGTGATCGATGCCTTCAATGAGGATATGCCATTCGATCAGTTCGTTCGAGAGCAAATTGCCGGCGATCTTCTTGACGGAGAAACGATTGAAGATCGTCGCCGTCAAATTGTAGCCACCTCGTTTCTTGTCCTCGGGAATACCAACCTGGAAGAACAGGACAAAGAACAGCTTCGAATGGACATGGTGGACGAGCAGATCGAGACCATCGGAAAAGCACTTCTGGCGCAAACAATTTCCTGCGCGCGATGTCATGATCATAAATTTGATCCCATTCCCACCAGCGACTACTATGCACTCGCAGGAATTTTGAGCAATGCCAAGGCGATGCGCCACGCAAATGTCTCGGCATGGATCGAAGTTCCCTTGCCCATGGAAGCGGATCGGGAAGCAGTCATCGTGGCTCATGAAAAGTCCGTTTCCGCTCTGGAAGCACAGATCAAGGAACTTCGAGCATCGCTTAAGAATTCGGAAGCGGGGAAAGGAATTCTAGAGCCAGAGGATGTCCCGGGAATTGTCGTGGACGACGAACAGGCGGATCGCGTCGGCGAATGGAAATCGTCTACTTACTCAGGGAACTTCATCGGGTCCGGGTATCTGCACGACGACAATCAGGGCAAAGGTGAGAAGACACTGACGTTCCAGCCAGATCTCTCAAAGGCGGGGTTATTCGAGGTCTGGATCGCTTACTCTCCGGGTGCGAGTCGAGCTTCAGCCGTACCCATCACGATTTTGAGTGCGGAGGGGGAGTCGGACCATACCATCGACATGCGGCAGCAGCCACCGATTGAGGGGCGTTATCTCAGGATAGGTGAATTTCGATTCGAAGCAAATGGTCAGGCATATCTTCAGATCTCGAACGAGGGAACTCGGGGGCATGTGACCGCTGATGCCGTGGTCTGGATTCCTGCAGAACAGGTGGCTTCTTCGGCACCATCGAGTTTGACTGAGCAGAATGAGCTGGCGAGGCTTGAATCGGAACTCAAAGCGCTGAGCCAGAATGCTCCACAACGAGACATGGCCATGTCTGTTGTCGAAGAGGATAGCATTCGCGATCTCAAGATTCACATCCGCGGTAGCGTTCACAACCTTGGCCAGGAAGTCCCTCGCGGATTTCTCCGGGTTGCGACCCAGTCAGACAAGGGGCCCCGGTTGCCGGAAGATGAAAGCGGGCGTCGGCAGTTGGCGGATTGGGTTGCTTCGCCACAGAATCCACTCACGGCACGCGTCCTGGTTAACCGAGTCTGGCACTGGCTCATGGGAGAGGGTCTGGTACCGTCCGTGGACAATTTCGGTACGACCGGCGATTCTGCGTCACACCCGGAATTACTGGATACGCTCGCTGTAAGGTTCGTGAACGAAGGCTGGTCGATCAAAACACTCATTCGGAAGATCGTGGTGTCAAGAACATACCAACTTTCGACGGAGCGCGATCCCAGTGCAGAACGCATCGATCCCGAGAATGTGCTGCGATGGCGCATGGATCGGAGGCGGCTGGATGCTGAAAGCATTCGGGATACCATGCTCTGGGCTTCCGGGCAGCTTGACCTTGAAATGAGCGGCCCCTCATTTCCGGAAACCCTTGCTGCGGATTATGGGTTTAAATCAAAACGCACACGACGATCGGTGTATGAACCCGTCTTTAGGAATGCCCTTCCCGAGGTGTTCGAGGCCTTCGATTTTGCGGATCCGAGCCTGGTTGTTGGACGACGAAATACCAGTACCGTTGCCACTCAGGCGCTTTTCCTGATGAATCACCCCTTTGTGATTCAACAGGCGCAGGAAACGGCAGCGCGACTGCTGGAGATGGATTTCAACGCTGTGGACGATCGCATTTCCTACGCGTATCAACTGATTCTGGGTCGTTCACCCACGGAGGAAGAACTCTCGATCGCGTCGCGGTTCGTCAACGACCCCACGCATCCGGAAGAAGGGTCATGGTCGCTCCTGGTGCAATCGATCTTTGCGACGATTGACTTTCGCTCTATTCAGTGA
- a CDS encoding Gfo/Idh/MocA family protein — protein sequence MSMPQMNRRNALKVIGSAVAFPFVSRGYAKSPNETLNHASFGASGMALADIRSLTASPHLRLVAVADVDLNRTAEVKKLFPEVRVYQDYRELLDQEKDLDSVNVSTPDHMHAPITMQAMQQGLHVYTQKPLTQTIYEARQLSRVAAEKGIVSQMGIQIHSHPVHKSVVATIHDGAIGKVKEVHSWSGKQWGDRSPRPDRTDPVPDGLDWNGWLGVAAERPYIAGWYHPGNWRKRLDFGTGTFGDMGCHILDPVFAALELTAPTEVRSEGGAPNDHSWGLDSVVRYTFPATPQTAETLTLTWYDGDRRPPEDVARLIGDRPLSDQGSLYIGTKGVLYSPYIAPPVLLPAEDFADYERPEPAGDNHYLQFVEACRGNGSTSTPFSYAGPLTEMVLLGCLATRFPATSLAWDAEEMRVTNVEEANRFVRRKYRDAYATAGL from the coding sequence ATGTCGATGCCCCAGATGAACCGCCGCAACGCGCTCAAGGTTATTGGAAGCGCGGTTGCCTTCCCGTTTGTCTCCCGAGGTTACGCCAAATCTCCGAACGAGACGCTCAATCACGCCAGCTTCGGAGCCTCAGGGATGGCACTGGCGGATATCCGATCGCTGACCGCCAGTCCTCATCTTCGCCTCGTCGCCGTCGCCGATGTTGACCTCAACCGCACGGCCGAAGTGAAGAAACTGTTCCCCGAGGTCCGTGTTTATCAGGACTACCGCGAATTACTGGATCAGGAGAAGGATCTCGACTCGGTCAATGTTTCGACCCCTGACCACATGCATGCCCCAATCACCATGCAGGCCATGCAGCAAGGCTTGCACGTGTACACGCAAAAGCCTCTGACGCAAACGATTTACGAAGCCCGTCAGCTTTCTCGGGTCGCCGCCGAAAAGGGGATTGTGAGTCAGATGGGGATCCAGATCCATTCCCATCCGGTTCACAAGTCGGTCGTGGCCACGATTCACGATGGAGCGATCGGCAAGGTTAAGGAAGTTCACAGCTGGAGCGGGAAGCAGTGGGGTGATCGATCACCGCGTCCCGACAGGACCGACCCGGTCCCCGACGGTCTGGACTGGAACGGATGGCTGGGGGTCGCCGCCGAGCGCCCGTATATCGCTGGCTGGTACCACCCAGGAAACTGGCGAAAACGGCTTGATTTTGGTACCGGAACGTTTGGCGATATGGGATGTCACATCCTCGACCCGGTTTTCGCCGCCCTCGAACTGACCGCACCGACTGAAGTACGATCGGAAGGTGGTGCGCCCAACGACCACAGCTGGGGGCTCGACTCCGTGGTCCGATACACCTTCCCGGCCACGCCTCAAACCGCCGAAACCCTGACCCTCACCTGGTACGATGGCGACCGTCGTCCTCCTGAAGACGTGGCAAGACTGATTGGAGATCGCCCGCTCAGCGATCAAGGCTCACTCTACATCGGCACCAAAGGTGTCCTGTACTCCCCTTACATCGCTCCTCCGGTGCTTCTTCCCGCCGAGGACTTTGCCGATTATGAGCGGCCTGAACCCGCTGGCGACAATCACTACCTTCAGTTTGTGGAGGCATGCCGCGGCAATGGATCGACGTCGACCCCATTCTCGTATGCCGGACCGCTCACAGAAATGGTCCTTCTTGGTTGCCTCGCCACCCGTTTCCCGGCCACATCACTCGCCTGGGATGCGGAGGAAATGCGCGTGACTAACGTCGAGGAAGCCAATCGCTTCGTTCGCCGGAAGTATCGCGACGCCTACGCGACCGCAGGTCTATAA
- the treS gene encoding maltose alpha-D-glucosyltransferase: MASAIPSDPFWYKDAIIYELHVRSFFDSNHDGIGDFPGLTEKLDYLQDLGVTSLWILPFYPSPLRDDGYDIANYRSINPSYGSRRDFKVFVREAHRRGLRVINELVINHTSDQHSWFQAARQAPKGSKKRDFYVWSDTDERYQDARIIFTDTEKSNWTWDPVAQQYYWHRFFSHQPDLNFDNPHVLQAVIRIMRFWFDMGVDGMRLDAIPYLIERDGTNCENLPETHQILKKLRAALDANYRDKMFLAEANQWPDDVRPYFGDGDECHMAFHFPVMPRIFMAVRQEDRTPIVEIMERTPDIPENCQWAMFLRNHDELTLEMVTDEERDYMYNEYAADPQARINLGIRRRLAPLVNYSRRRLELLNSLLLSFPGTPVIYYGDEIGMGDNIYLGDRNGVRTPMQWSGDRNAGFSRADFARLFAPPIMDPITGYQAINVEAQQRDPSSLLNWMKRMIALRKRYRAFGRGTMEFLKPENRKVLAYVRRYKDDIILCIANLSRFVQPCELDLSQFQGMRPMEMLGNTEFPKIGELPYFLTLGPHAFYWFTLHRSNEPTILDLTPTGPEETAVPTIELEGGWDTLLKGRSRKRLQTEVIPAFLRRQRWFAGKARKFRSVEILDATHPRNLPERTTIVTVEVRYDDGHVEMYALPLGIATGAGGFDLVAQVPKFVLAMLEGAEGQAVLHDAIADDSFCLALLDAVRHRKEFSSSAGRFRAEPTSALAETLGGPDADLKPKRTTGEQSNTSIIFGQRLIMKLFRRIESGTNPELEIGRALTEKTSFENFPRLAGSIEYRRPDTDPTTIAVFQELVSFQSVGWEHALDELSRYYELILSRPELEPPSIGTFGPLGLVGTESPEVVRETVGVYQSAAATLGKRTAELHRALASLTSEPDFAPEPMQPNDRLQLAQEIRAQVESALTLLKDRFETLPPEILSLARRVLDAEHAITSPLESLPQTQIDAPRIRVHGDYHLGQVLWSLNDYVLLDFEGEPAKSIEQRRAKHSAIKDVVGMLRSYSYAAFAGLFEASQDRSSDFDRLLPWAITWEQWSSASFLGAYLEVAEPAGLVPSDRQQLSLLIDCYMLDKSLYELQYELNNRPSWIRIPLASIGLLIERIQSTGHHAEGS, encoded by the coding sequence ATGGCTTCTGCGATTCCGTCCGACCCCTTCTGGTACAAAGATGCGATCATTTATGAACTTCATGTTCGATCGTTTTTCGACAGTAACCACGACGGGATCGGCGATTTTCCGGGTCTGACCGAGAAACTTGACTATCTCCAGGATCTGGGAGTCACCTCGCTCTGGATCCTGCCGTTCTACCCCTCTCCGCTCCGGGATGACGGCTATGATATTGCCAATTATCGCAGTATCAATCCGTCGTATGGCTCGCGGCGAGACTTCAAGGTATTCGTTCGGGAGGCGCATCGTCGAGGCCTCCGAGTCATCAACGAGCTGGTCATCAACCACACCTCCGACCAGCATTCCTGGTTTCAGGCGGCCCGGCAGGCCCCCAAGGGATCGAAGAAGCGCGACTTCTACGTCTGGAGTGATACGGACGAGCGTTATCAGGACGCTCGGATCATCTTCACCGACACCGAAAAGTCAAACTGGACCTGGGATCCGGTTGCTCAGCAGTACTACTGGCACCGATTCTTCAGCCATCAACCCGACCTGAACTTTGATAATCCCCATGTGCTGCAAGCGGTCATCCGAATCATGCGATTCTGGTTTGATATGGGGGTTGATGGGATGCGGCTCGACGCAATCCCTTACCTGATCGAACGAGACGGCACGAATTGCGAAAATCTGCCCGAGACGCATCAAATCCTCAAAAAACTCCGCGCCGCCCTTGATGCGAATTATCGGGACAAGATGTTCCTGGCCGAGGCGAACCAGTGGCCCGATGACGTTCGCCCCTATTTCGGCGACGGGGATGAATGCCACATGGCCTTCCATTTTCCCGTCATGCCCCGAATCTTCATGGCCGTCCGCCAGGAAGACCGCACACCCATCGTCGAGATCATGGAGCGAACCCCCGACATTCCCGAGAATTGTCAGTGGGCAATGTTCCTCCGCAACCATGATGAACTCACGCTTGAGATGGTGACCGATGAAGAACGCGACTACATGTACAACGAATATGCCGCTGACCCGCAAGCACGTATTAATCTTGGAATTCGGCGTCGGCTGGCCCCACTGGTGAATTACAGTCGCAGGCGTCTGGAATTGCTGAACAGCCTTCTGCTCTCATTCCCTGGAACCCCCGTCATCTATTATGGTGACGAGATCGGCATGGGCGATAACATTTACCTCGGTGATCGCAACGGTGTTCGAACCCCGATGCAATGGAGCGGCGACCGGAATGCAGGGTTCTCTCGCGCCGACTTTGCCCGGCTCTTTGCTCCGCCAATCATGGACCCAATCACCGGCTATCAGGCCATCAACGTTGAGGCTCAGCAACGCGACCCTTCCAGCTTGCTCAACTGGATGAAACGAATGATCGCCCTGCGCAAACGCTATCGGGCGTTTGGGCGGGGAACGATGGAATTTCTCAAACCAGAAAATCGCAAAGTACTCGCGTATGTCCGGCGCTACAAGGATGACATCATTCTCTGTATCGCCAACCTATCTCGATTTGTGCAACCTTGCGAACTGGACCTTTCCCAGTTTCAGGGAATGCGACCGATGGAGATGCTCGGCAATACCGAGTTCCCCAAAATCGGCGAACTTCCGTACTTCCTCACGCTCGGTCCACATGCCTTCTACTGGTTCACACTTCACCGCTCAAACGAGCCAACCATTCTCGATCTGACTCCGACCGGCCCCGAGGAAACCGCTGTTCCGACCATCGAGCTTGAAGGCGGATGGGACACATTGCTCAAGGGGCGATCCCGGAAACGACTCCAAACGGAGGTGATTCCTGCCTTTCTTCGCCGACAGCGATGGTTCGCCGGGAAGGCACGAAAATTCCGATCGGTGGAGATCCTCGACGCAACTCATCCAAGGAACCTTCCCGAACGAACAACCATTGTGACCGTCGAAGTCCGGTATGACGACGGTCATGTCGAGATGTATGCTCTTCCTCTTGGGATCGCGACCGGTGCTGGAGGGTTTGATCTGGTTGCACAAGTCCCGAAGTTCGTCCTCGCCATGCTCGAAGGAGCTGAAGGTCAGGCCGTTCTTCACGACGCTATTGCCGATGATTCCTTTTGCCTGGCACTGCTCGATGCCGTCCGGCATCGAAAGGAATTCAGTTCCTCCGCCGGCCGATTTCGTGCCGAGCCGACCTCAGCACTCGCCGAAACTCTCGGAGGTCCTGACGCCGATCTGAAACCCAAGCGGACGACAGGAGAGCAAAGCAATACGAGTATCATCTTCGGTCAGCGCCTGATTATGAAGCTCTTTCGACGCATTGAGTCGGGGACCAATCCTGAGCTTGAAATCGGCCGAGCCTTGACGGAAAAAACGTCGTTCGAAAATTTCCCGAGACTCGCCGGATCGATCGAATATCGCCGTCCTGATACGGACCCGACAACGATCGCCGTGTTCCAGGAGTTGGTTTCGTTCCAATCGGTGGGATGGGAACACGCGCTCGACGAACTCTCACGTTATTACGAATTGATCTTGAGTCGCCCCGAACTCGAACCACCCTCGATCGGGACTTTCGGTCCCCTCGGGCTCGTCGGGACTGAATCTCCGGAAGTCGTTCGAGAAACGGTGGGGGTCTACCAATCCGCAGCGGCCACCCTGGGCAAACGAACCGCTGAACTTCACCGAGCACTCGCCAGCCTTACGAGCGAGCCCGACTTTGCCCCGGAACCCATGCAGCCGAACGATCGGCTTCAACTCGCCCAGGAGATCCGCGCGCAGGTCGAATCCGCGCTGACACTCCTGAAGGATCGATTCGAGACACTTCCGCCTGAGATCCTGTCACTCGCTCGCCGTGTTCTCGATGCCGAGCATGCCATTACCTCGCCGCTTGAATCACTTCCCCAGACGCAGATCGACGCACCGCGCATCCGCGTTCACGGCGATTATCACCTCGGCCAGGTTCTCTGGTCGCTAAATGATTATGTGCTGCTCGACTTTGAGGGTGAGCCCGCAAAATCGATTGAACAGCGTCGCGCGAAGCACTCTGCCATCAAAGATGTCGTCGGCATGCTTCGCTCTTACAGCTATGCCGCGTTCGCAGGGCTGTTCGAAGCGAGCCAGGACCGATCATCTGATTTTGATCGGTTGCTCCCCTGGGCGATCACCTGGGAACAATGGTCCTCAGCATCGTTTCTGGGGGCTTATCTGGAAGTCGCCGAACCCGCAGGCCTGGTCCCGAGTGATCGTCAGCAACTTTCACTTCTGATCGACTGTTACATGCTGGATAAATCGCTGTATGAACTTCAATATGAGCTCAACAATCGCCCTTCCTGGATCAGGATTCCACTTGCTTCGATCGGCCTTCTGATTGAACGAATTCAATCCACCGGCCATCACGCGGAAGGATCGTGA
- a CDS encoding DUF1501 domain-containing protein — protein MPLNRRDLLRSTACGFGSIALAGLSASRSRAESPANRLAAQAPHFAPRAKRVIFLFMQGGVSQVDSFDYKPLLYSQDGKDMPFDDARVIANSGMKGSEQRIMRPLWDFARHGESGRWGSALFPELNRHVDDLCFIHSMHTEGVAHGPATLFLHCGATVGIRPSMGAWVQYGLGTENEDLPGFVTIGPSAGNGGARNYGHAFLPAVYQGTAIGKAGAPASEATIRNLSNPLLSPEDQARQFEVLRRLNSEQLASDTDSELEAVISSFELAWRMQMNAPDVLDISGESPETRELYGIDQEPTDNFGRQCLLARRLCERGVRFVQVTYGDSTANPAWDQHSNMPAHEQHARRVDRPIAGLLADLKRRGLLEDTLVWWGSEFGRTPYAQQKGTGRDHNPDGFTVWLAGGGTKAGHAIGTTDEFGHKAVENKVHMHDLHATILYLLGLDHERLTYRYSGRDFRLTDVHGSVIKDVLA, from the coding sequence ATTCCTTTGAATCGTCGAGACTTGCTCAGGTCAACTGCATGTGGCTTCGGATCGATCGCTCTGGCTGGGCTCTCGGCATCGCGCTCAAGGGCGGAGTCTCCGGCCAATCGACTCGCGGCACAAGCTCCTCACTTCGCTCCCAGAGCCAAGCGTGTGATCTTTCTGTTCATGCAGGGAGGTGTGAGCCAGGTTGATTCGTTTGACTACAAGCCCCTTTTGTATTCCCAGGATGGCAAGGACATGCCCTTTGACGATGCTCGTGTCATTGCCAATAGCGGGATGAAGGGCTCGGAACAACGAATCATGCGCCCGCTTTGGGATTTCGCCCGCCATGGGGAGTCGGGCCGTTGGGGGTCAGCGTTGTTCCCGGAACTGAATCGGCACGTAGACGATCTTTGCTTTATTCATTCGATGCATACCGAGGGAGTGGCCCACGGTCCGGCAACGCTCTTTCTCCACTGTGGAGCGACGGTGGGGATCCGGCCGTCGATGGGCGCCTGGGTTCAATATGGCCTTGGCACCGAAAATGAAGATCTGCCCGGGTTTGTCACGATTGGACCCTCGGCCGGGAATGGTGGTGCCAGAAATTACGGCCATGCCTTCCTTCCTGCCGTGTATCAAGGGACCGCCATCGGGAAAGCGGGGGCACCTGCTTCTGAAGCAACGATCCGAAACCTCTCGAATCCGTTGCTTTCTCCTGAGGATCAAGCTCGCCAGTTCGAGGTCCTTCGCCGATTGAATTCGGAACAACTTGCGTCGGACACCGACTCGGAGCTGGAGGCAGTGATCTCTTCGTTCGAGTTGGCCTGGCGGATGCAGATGAACGCGCCAGATGTCCTCGATATCTCTGGTGAAAGCCCGGAAACACGGGAGCTTTACGGAATTGACCAGGAACCAACAGACAATTTCGGCCGCCAATGTTTACTGGCTCGACGTCTTTGCGAACGAGGTGTCCGCTTCGTTCAGGTGACCTACGGCGACAGCACCGCGAACCCGGCATGGGACCAGCATTCGAATATGCCTGCGCATGAGCAACATGCTCGTCGGGTGGATCGGCCGATCGCGGGCCTTCTCGCTGATTTAAAACGACGAGGGTTACTTGAGGATACGCTGGTGTGGTGGGGAAGTGAATTTGGCCGAACTCCCTACGCGCAACAAAAAGGAACCGGGCGGGATCATAACCCCGACGGGTTCACCGTTTGGCTTGCTGGAGGAGGGACCAAGGCCGGCCATGCCATTGGGACCACTGATGAGTTCGGTCACAAGGCGGTTGAGAACAAGGTTCACATGCATGACCTGCATGCGACGATCCTTTATCTCCTCGGCCTCGATCATGAACGTCTCACCTATCGGTACAGCGGACGGGACTTCCGATTGACCGATGTCCACGGAAGTGTGATCAAGGATGTTCTCGCCTAA